The proteins below are encoded in one region of Alistipes communis:
- a CDS encoding OadG family protein, whose amino-acid sequence MTILSAIDWGWPEMLWTTLISICLVFGILVLLVWIMKLFGMIFVSRRKAAAAATQSGKPVEQGQLHEEEIAAIATALKIFNSDRHDRESDVLTIMSIKRAYSPWNSKIHGLTQMPDKK is encoded by the coding sequence ATGACAATATTATCAGCAATCGATTGGGGATGGCCCGAGATGCTGTGGACGACGCTCATCAGCATCTGTCTGGTATTCGGCATTCTCGTGCTGCTGGTGTGGATCATGAAACTTTTCGGAATGATCTTCGTCAGCCGCCGCAAGGCGGCCGCGGCCGCGACTCAGAGCGGCAAACCCGTCGAGCAGGGCCAACTGCACGAAGAGGAGATCGCGGCCATCGCCACCGCACTCAAAATCTTCAACAGCGATCGGCACGACCGTGAGTCGGATGTGCTGACGATCATGAGTATCAAGCGCGCTTATTCGCCCTGGAACTCGAAAATTCATGGGCTAACCCAGATGCCCGACAAAAAATAA
- a CDS encoding C1 family peptidase translates to MMKRIVLIGAFAVSSLLPLGAQNDGGISDGMLQRIRASYEDTPADHALRNAICNNDIRKLVVNQPNQGEIDTYFSHRVPSKGVTDQQQSGRCWLFSGLNVLRARMIARYGLGAFEFSQNYCFFWDQLEKANLFLQGVIDTRDAPREDRTVEWLFKNPLSDGGQFTGVADIVSKYGLVPKEAMPETYSSEHTAQMASLLKLKLREYGLSLREAARDGAEKAELESRKTEMLGVIYRMLVLNLGEPPVRFTWTRRDAEGRPVDTREYTPRSFFETYVADDLTGNYVMLMNDPTRDYYECYEIDYDRHVYDGRNWTYVNLPVEEIKRMAVASIRDSTMMYFSCDVGKFLDSGRGLLDVDNFDYESLMGTTFGMDKRRRVESFASGSSHAMTLVAVDLDADGRPKKWMVENSWGPSSGYKGHLIMTDRWFDEYMFRLVVERKYVPQRVLDVLKQKPVRLPAWDPMFADEE, encoded by the coding sequence ATTATGAAACGAATCGTACTTATCGGGGCCTTCGCCGTATCGTCCCTGTTGCCCCTCGGGGCGCAAAACGACGGCGGGATCAGCGACGGGATGTTGCAGCGGATACGTGCCTCCTACGAGGATACGCCTGCCGACCACGCGCTGCGCAATGCGATCTGCAACAACGATATTCGCAAGCTGGTCGTCAACCAGCCGAATCAGGGCGAAATCGACACCTATTTTTCGCATCGGGTACCGTCGAAAGGCGTCACCGACCAGCAGCAGTCGGGCCGTTGCTGGCTCTTCTCTGGTCTGAACGTGTTGCGCGCCCGCATGATTGCGCGCTACGGGCTGGGGGCCTTCGAGTTTTCGCAGAACTACTGTTTTTTCTGGGATCAGCTGGAGAAGGCGAACCTCTTCCTGCAAGGGGTTATCGACACCCGCGACGCACCGCGTGAGGATCGGACGGTCGAGTGGCTGTTCAAGAACCCGCTCAGCGACGGCGGCCAGTTTACCGGGGTTGCGGATATCGTGAGCAAGTACGGGCTGGTGCCTAAGGAGGCGATGCCCGAAACGTACAGCAGCGAGCATACCGCCCAGATGGCCTCCTTGCTGAAACTCAAATTGCGCGAATACGGGCTTTCGTTGCGTGAAGCCGCCCGCGACGGTGCGGAGAAGGCCGAACTCGAAAGCCGCAAGACGGAGATGCTGGGGGTGATCTACCGGATGCTCGTGCTCAATCTGGGCGAGCCGCCCGTGCGCTTCACGTGGACGCGGCGCGATGCCGAGGGGCGTCCGGTCGATACGCGCGAATACACGCCGAGGTCGTTTTTCGAAACCTATGTCGCCGACGATCTCACGGGCAACTATGTCATGCTGATGAACGATCCCACGCGCGACTATTACGAGTGCTATGAAATCGACTACGACCGTCATGTCTACGACGGCCGCAACTGGACCTATGTGAACCTGCCGGTCGAGGAGATCAAGCGGATGGCCGTTGCGTCGATTCGCGACAGCACGATGATGTATTTCTCGTGCGACGTAGGCAAGTTCCTCGACTCGGGGCGCGGCCTGCTTGACGTAGATAATTTCGACTACGAATCGCTCATGGGCACCACCTTCGGCATGGACAAACGCCGTCGCGTGGAGAGTTTCGCCAGCGGATCGAGCCATGCCATGACGCTTGTGGCCGTCGACCTCGATGCCGACGGGCGGCCGAAGAAGTGGATGGTGGAGAACAGCTGGGGGCCGTCGAGCGGTTACAAGGGGCATCTGATCATGACCGACCGCTGGTTCGATGAATATATGTTCCGCCTGGTGGTCGAGCGAAAATACGTGCCGCAGCGCGTGCTCGACGTCCTGAAACAGAAGCCTGTCCGCCTGCCGGCGTGGGATCCGATGTTCGCCGACGAAGAGTAA
- the mce gene encoding methylmalonyl-CoA epimerase: protein MEVSHIEHLGIAVKSLDEAIPYWENVLGLKCYAIEEVPDQKVRTAFFKLGQTKIELLEPTSEDSTIAGFIEKRGIGIHHMALAVKNIEEQLADAEAKGIRLIDKTPRKGAEGMTIAFLHPKSTQGILTELCEDKNN from the coding sequence ATGGAAGTATCTCACATTGAGCATCTTGGCATTGCAGTGAAGAGCCTCGATGAAGCGATTCCCTACTGGGAGAACGTACTGGGCCTGAAATGTTACGCGATCGAGGAAGTGCCCGACCAGAAGGTGCGCACGGCCTTCTTCAAACTGGGCCAGACCAAGATCGAACTGCTCGAACCGACGTCGGAGGATTCGACGATCGCAGGGTTCATCGAGAAGCGCGGCATCGGCATCCACCACATGGCACTCGCCGTCAAGAACATCGAGGAGCAGCTGGCCGACGCCGAAGCCAAGGGCATCCGCCTGATCGACAAGACCCCGCGCAAGGGCGCCGAAGGCATGACCATCGCGTTCCTGCACCCGAAATCGACGCAGGGCATCCTGACCGAACTTTGCGAGGACAAGAACAACTAA
- a CDS encoding biotin/lipoyl-containing protein, giving the protein MKDYALKINGHNYDVRIDDVNESSTLAHVVVNGTAYEVEIAGAKGAATKRPQVAPAPREADSAKITPATAAPAPRIAPVAPSTGYTIKCPLPGTVLSINVKVGDTIATGQTLVILEAMKMENNIDADRAGVVKQIFVQQGATVMEGDNLILIE; this is encoded by the coding sequence ATGAAAGATTACGCATTGAAAATCAACGGACATAATTACGACGTGCGCATCGACGACGTAAACGAATCCTCGACCCTGGCACACGTGGTGGTCAACGGCACGGCCTACGAGGTCGAGATCGCAGGCGCCAAAGGAGCCGCGACGAAACGTCCTCAGGTAGCTCCCGCCCCCCGCGAAGCCGACAGCGCGAAAATCACCCCCGCCACGGCGGCTCCCGCTCCCCGTATCGCGCCGGTAGCCCCCTCGACGGGTTACACGATCAAGTGTCCTCTGCCGGGTACCGTGCTCTCGATCAACGTCAAGGTCGGCGATACGATCGCGACCGGTCAGACGCTCGTGATCCTCGAAGCCATGAAAATGGAGAACAACATCGACGCCGACCGCGCCGGCGTCGTCAAGCAGATCTTCGTCCAGCAGGGCGCTACGGTCATGGAGGGCGATAACCTGATTCTCATCGAGTAG
- the rpsB gene encoding 30S ribosomal protein S2, with protein MSRTDFNTLLEAGAHFGHLKRKWNPKMAPYIFMEKNGIHIIDLHKTVIKIDEAAAAIKQIAKSGRRVLFVATKKQAKDIVAEKVAAIGMPYVTERWAGGMLTNFPTIRKAVKKMATIDKMTADGTFNNFSKREKLQIERQRAKLEKNLGSIADLTRLPAALFVVDVMKESNAVKEAKRLNIPVFAIVDTCCDPTDIDYVIPANDDASNSIAVILTAICAAVAEGTEERRLEKEKEAQEGIVSEEEGAPKKEGKPRIKKAVKATIDAEEAAVAEVVTATEQAATAAAEVVEAAAEKVEAAAEAQAE; from the coding sequence ATGTCACGTACAGATTTTAATACATTGTTGGAGGCCGGCGCACACTTCGGTCACCTGAAGCGTAAGTGGAACCCCAAAATGGCTCCCTACATCTTCATGGAGAAGAACGGCATTCACATCATCGACCTGCACAAGACCGTGATCAAGATCGATGAGGCCGCTGCGGCTATCAAGCAGATCGCCAAGAGCGGTCGCCGCGTGCTGTTCGTAGCCACCAAGAAACAAGCCAAGGATATTGTTGCCGAAAAGGTGGCGGCTATCGGTATGCCCTACGTTACCGAACGTTGGGCAGGCGGTATGCTTACCAATTTCCCCACGATACGCAAAGCCGTCAAGAAGATGGCGACCATCGACAAGATGACCGCCGACGGCACATTCAACAATTTCTCCAAGCGCGAGAAGCTTCAGATCGAGCGTCAGCGTGCGAAATTGGAGAAGAACCTCGGTTCCATCGCCGACCTGACCCGTCTTCCGGCGGCCCTGTTCGTGGTCGACGTGATGAAGGAGTCCAATGCGGTCAAAGAGGCTAAACGATTGAATATCCCCGTATTTGCAATAGTAGATACTTGTTGTGATCCAACCGACATCGATTACGTTATTCCTGCAAATGACGATGCGTCGAATTCAATCGCCGTGATTCTGACCGCCATCTGCGCCGCTGTGGCCGAGGGTACGGAGGAGCGCCGTCTCGAAAAGGAGAAGGAGGCTCAGGAGGGTATCGTCTCCGAAGAGGAGGGTGCACCCAAGAAGGAGGGCAAACCCCGCATCAAGAAGGCCGTCAAGGCTACGATCGACGCCGAAGAGGCTGCCGTAGCAGAGGTCGTGACTGCCACCGAGCAGGCTGCAACCGCCGCTGCCGAGGTCGTCGAAGCAGCGGCCGAGAAGGTCGAGGCTGCCGCCGAGGCGCAGGCCGAGTAA
- a CDS encoding S24/S26 family peptidase, producing MKRTVPNRMLFAETRDQLLAGREVVVRVLGQSMLPFFRSGSRITLRPLREGDLRRGHVVLGETDNGHFVVHRILTVGDERVTLLGDGNTVGTETIPRERIYGIVDCGRLHLWLAERWMRLRPLRRYPLAILRRICRK from the coding sequence ATGAAACGCACCGTTCCCAACCGTATGCTCTTTGCGGAAACCCGCGACCAGCTGCTCGCGGGACGCGAAGTCGTCGTCCGCGTATTGGGCCAGAGTATGCTGCCCTTCTTCCGAAGCGGCAGCCGCATCACGCTTCGCCCCCTGCGCGAAGGCGATCTGCGGCGCGGACACGTGGTGCTGGGCGAAACCGACAACGGCCATTTCGTCGTCCACCGCATCCTCACGGTCGGCGACGAGCGCGTGACCCTGCTGGGCGACGGCAACACCGTAGGGACCGAGACGATACCCCGCGAGCGAATCTACGGCATCGTCGACTGCGGACGGCTGCACCTCTGGCTGGCCGAGCGGTGGATGCGCCTCCGCCCGCTGCGCCGTTATCCGCTGGCGATCCTGCGCCGCATCTGCCGCAAATAA
- the tsf gene encoding translation elongation factor Ts: MEIKAADVMKLRKMTGAGMMDCKNALMEAEGDFARAQDIIREKGKLVVAKRAERNASEGVVVTRIVGTKAYMLCLACETDFVAQNAEFAASANAMIDIAVAADAADKDTLMAVKNAEGRTVEEMVTEKSGQTGEKVEMAYYARIEAPYCHSYVHFNKKLGTILGFNKVVPEEVAHAVAMQATAMAPIAIDVADCPADVVAHERQIAIEAMKQDPKNAGKPEAILEKIAEGKMRKFFEENTLLNQELVGEKKTIAQYIHEADKEATVVAYKRFALES, encoded by the coding sequence ATGGAAATCAAAGCTGCTGATGTAATGAAGCTCCGCAAGATGACCGGTGCCGGCATGATGGATTGCAAGAATGCACTCATGGAGGCCGAAGGCGATTTTGCGCGCGCTCAGGACATCATCCGTGAGAAGGGTAAGCTGGTCGTTGCCAAACGTGCCGAGCGCAACGCTTCGGAGGGTGTCGTCGTAACGCGCATCGTGGGCACGAAAGCCTACATGCTGTGTCTCGCCTGCGAGACCGACTTCGTTGCTCAGAACGCCGAGTTCGCTGCTTCGGCCAATGCGATGATCGACATCGCCGTTGCCGCCGATGCTGCCGACAAGGATACGCTGATGGCCGTGAAGAACGCAGAGGGACGCACCGTCGAAGAGATGGTGACCGAGAAATCGGGACAGACAGGCGAGAAGGTCGAAATGGCCTATTACGCCCGTATCGAGGCTCCCTATTGCCACTCATACGTTCACTTCAACAAGAAGCTGGGTACGATTCTGGGCTTCAACAAGGTCGTTCCGGAGGAGGTGGCCCATGCAGTAGCCATGCAGGCTACGGCGATGGCTCCCATCGCGATCGACGTGGCCGATTGCCCGGCCGACGTAGTCGCGCATGAGCGCCAGATCGCCATCGAGGCGATGAAGCAGGATCCGAAGAACGCAGGCAAGCCCGAGGCCATTCTCGAAAAGATCGCCGAAGGCAAGATGCGCAAGTTCTTCGAGGAGAACACACTGCTGAATCAGGAGTTGGTCGGTGAAAAGAAGACCATCGCCCAGTATATCCACGAAGCGGACAAGGAGGCTACCGTTGTCGCTTACAAGCGCTTCGCGCTCGAATCGTAA
- the rplM gene encoding 50S ribosomal protein L13 — protein sequence MDSLSYKTISANAATVTKEWVVIDATNEVLGRLASQIAKILRGKNKPGYTPHVDCGDYVIVVNAEKVKLTGDKLTEKVYVRHTGYPGGQRFATAQDYLKKKPEFVIEEAVRGMLPKTRLGEAIFKNLKVYAGAEHPHAAQNPKAIKLNEIK from the coding sequence GTGGATTCATTAAGCTACAAAACAATCTCGGCGAATGCAGCTACCGTCACCAAGGAGTGGGTGGTGATAGATGCGACGAACGAGGTGTTGGGACGTCTTGCTTCGCAGATCGCCAAGATCCTCCGCGGCAAGAACAAGCCCGGCTACACGCCCCACGTCGATTGCGGTGACTACGTCATCGTCGTCAATGCGGAGAAAGTGAAGCTCACGGGCGACAAACTGACCGAAAAGGTCTATGTACGACACACGGGTTATCCCGGCGGCCAGCGTTTCGCGACCGCTCAGGACTACCTGAAGAAGAAGCCTGAGTTCGTGATCGAAGAGGCCGTTCGCGGTATGCTTCCCAAAACCCGTCTGGGCGAGGCTATCTTCAAGAACCTCAAGGTGTATGCCGGTGCGGAGCATCCCCATGCCGCGCAGAACCCCAAAGCAATTAAGTTGAACGAGATTAAGTAA
- a CDS encoding thioredoxin domain-containing protein — MKRIFLALFLLSWTLGAASQNVALGEKTPDLKVKSWLDDRMPVPGRTFLLVFFHSTSRPAVESLAHLQELGRKFGDRVNVVVVVRESPEAVGGIVRPYAEGNLTVAFDDSGRSFAAYDVQYLPFGVLVSAKGRALWMGNPRQLTEAILDSNL; from the coding sequence ATGAAACGTATTTTCCTCGCATTGTTTCTGCTGTCGTGGACGCTGGGCGCCGCATCGCAGAATGTCGCATTGGGTGAAAAGACGCCCGATTTGAAAGTCAAATCGTGGCTGGACGATCGTATGCCGGTACCGGGGAGGACTTTTCTGCTCGTCTTTTTCCACTCCACGAGCCGGCCGGCCGTCGAATCGCTCGCGCATTTGCAGGAGTTGGGGCGGAAGTTCGGCGATCGGGTCAACGTCGTGGTCGTCGTCAGGGAGAGTCCGGAGGCCGTCGGCGGGATCGTCCGCCCGTATGCCGAGGGCAATCTGACGGTGGCTTTCGACGACAGCGGTCGCAGCTTCGCCGCCTACGACGTCCAATACCTGCCTTTCGGGGTGCTGGTTTCGGCCAAAGGCCGTGCGCTGTGGATGGGAAATCCGCGTCAACTGACCGAAGCGATACTTGATTCAAACCTTTAA
- the meaB gene encoding methylmalonyl Co-A mutase-associated GTPase MeaB encodes MSFTKIDHYEKEYVDHHHDSALSVTEGVADQPIVNPYFVRKKKHRLSTEEYVKGILEGNITTLSQAITLIESSNPDHYAQAQEIIERCLPHAGRSVRIGITGVPGAGKSTFIEAIGNMVTSLRHKLAVLAIDPSSERSGGSILGDKTRMESISANPDVFIRPSPSAGSLGGVARKTRETIVLCEAAGFDVIFIETVGVGQSETAVHSMVDLFMLLQISGAGDELQGIKRGIMEMADLMVITKADGENIHKAELAKTQFQSALQLFPLPESEWRPRVYTCSAVSGAGLEEVWKGVEEFLDHTQGNGFFRHNRNRQNKYWMYETIDETLKNSFYRDPRIEAEISVLEGQVLDDKISSFIAAKRLLDLYFGGKAE; translated from the coding sequence ATGAGTTTCACGAAAATAGATCACTACGAAAAAGAGTATGTCGACCATCATCACGATTCGGCCCTTTCCGTAACGGAAGGCGTCGCCGATCAGCCGATCGTCAACCCGTATTTCGTTCGTAAGAAGAAACACCGTCTCTCGACCGAGGAGTATGTGAAGGGCATTCTGGAGGGTAACATTACTACGCTGTCGCAGGCCATCACGCTCATCGAAAGCAGCAACCCCGATCATTATGCGCAGGCGCAGGAGATCATCGAACGCTGCCTGCCCCATGCCGGCCGGTCGGTGCGCATCGGCATCACCGGCGTGCCGGGCGCGGGTAAGTCGACCTTCATCGAGGCGATCGGCAACATGGTCACCTCGCTGCGCCACAAGCTGGCCGTGCTGGCCATCGATCCCAGTTCGGAACGTAGCGGCGGTTCGATCTTGGGTGATAAGACGCGTATGGAGAGCATCTCGGCCAATCCCGACGTCTTCATCCGTCCCTCGCCGTCGGCCGGTTCGCTGGGCGGCGTGGCGCGCAAGACGCGCGAGACGATCGTGTTGTGCGAGGCGGCGGGCTTCGACGTGATCTTCATCGAGACGGTGGGCGTGGGCCAGTCGGAAACGGCCGTGCATTCGATGGTCGATCTGTTCATGCTGTTGCAGATTTCGGGCGCCGGCGACGAGTTGCAGGGCATCAAGCGCGGGATCATGGAGATGGCCGACCTCATGGTGATTACCAAAGCCGACGGCGAGAATATCCACAAGGCCGAGCTGGCGAAGACGCAGTTTCAGAGTGCGCTGCAACTCTTCCCGCTTCCCGAGTCGGAGTGGCGTCCCCGGGTCTATACCTGTTCGGCCGTTTCGGGCGCGGGACTCGAAGAGGTATGGAAGGGTGTCGAGGAGTTTCTGGACCATACGCAGGGCAACGGTTTTTTTCGGCACAACCGCAATCGGCAAAACAAGTATTGGATGTACGAGACGATCGACGAAACGCTGAAAAACAGTTTCTACCGCGACCCGCGCATCGAGGCCGAGATCTCCGTGCTCGAAGGACAGGTGCTCGACGATAAGATCAGTTCGTTCATCGCCGCCAAGCGGCTGCTTGACCTCTATTTCGGGGGAAAGGCGGAATGA
- a CDS encoding ABC transporter ATP-binding protein, with amino-acid sequence MKPPFLDIIPHRFRRRSLGVTLSVFTRALLNFAGLAVLIPVLVIILDTEGIRSNRWLAALYDFGGFTSDRTFILTVCACVVAVILFKSLANLALYKIERNFIYDLYRELSRRLYVDYRNRGLGFIKSSNSAVLARNVNVVCLTFVTGVLMPVAAMASEAVLFALLFGSLAIYNPLVALLTLAIFVPSVALYYYLVRQRLNRYGEEENRAQRRKSRTVIETFRGYADLEIAGAYPAMLSDFDRSMDEIIRVRQRNATIAALPPMFTEVGLAVGMAVLVAFCAGTDNTQMKLLFGIFAVAALRIMPSVRSIMGAWTSLRYNRYTIDVLRDARLYDTPAGIDTTQERMPFEREIRIEGLSFHFDDAPDRDILHDLSLTIRKGERIGIRGASGVGKTTLFNILLGFYRPTAGRITIDGRPLDETNLRKWQNTIGYVSQSVFIADSSFMQNVALGCAPDRIDRRRAAQALETAKLKEFIDTLPQGMETPIGECGCRLSGGQRQRLGIARALYKQADILFFDEATSALDNRTEERINRAIKELSKANRELTIIVVAHRESSLDYCDRIITLGEKTA; translated from the coding sequence ATGAAACCGCCGTTTCTCGATATCATTCCGCACCGGTTCCGCCGGAGAAGTTTAGGGGTGACGCTCAGCGTCTTCACACGCGCATTGCTCAACTTCGCGGGGCTGGCCGTGCTGATTCCCGTGCTCGTCATCATCCTCGACACGGAAGGCATCCGCTCCAACCGGTGGCTGGCGGCGCTCTACGACTTCGGAGGATTCACGAGCGACCGCACGTTCATCCTCACGGTATGCGCCTGTGTCGTGGCGGTGATCCTGTTCAAAAGCCTCGCCAATCTGGCCCTGTACAAAATCGAACGTAACTTCATCTACGACCTCTATCGGGAACTTTCGCGCCGGCTTTACGTCGACTACCGCAACCGGGGGTTGGGATTCATCAAAAGTTCCAATTCGGCGGTTTTGGCGCGCAACGTCAATGTCGTGTGCCTCACCTTCGTCACGGGCGTGCTGATGCCCGTGGCCGCCATGGCCAGCGAAGCGGTGCTCTTCGCCCTGCTATTCGGGTCGCTGGCGATTTACAATCCGCTCGTAGCGCTGCTGACGCTCGCGATCTTCGTACCTTCCGTAGCGCTCTACTACTACCTGGTACGGCAACGCCTGAACCGCTACGGCGAGGAGGAGAACCGTGCGCAGCGGCGCAAGTCGCGCACCGTGATCGAGACCTTCCGCGGCTATGCCGACCTGGAAATCGCGGGCGCCTATCCCGCGATGCTGAGCGACTTCGACCGCTCGATGGATGAAATCATCCGCGTGCGGCAGCGCAACGCCACGATCGCCGCGCTTCCCCCGATGTTCACCGAAGTGGGACTGGCCGTCGGCATGGCCGTCCTCGTGGCGTTCTGCGCCGGAACGGACAACACGCAAATGAAACTGCTGTTCGGCATCTTCGCCGTCGCTGCATTGCGCATCATGCCCTCGGTGCGCAGCATCATGGGGGCGTGGACGTCGCTGCGTTACAACCGTTACACGATCGACGTGCTGCGCGACGCACGGCTCTACGATACGCCCGCAGGGATCGACACGACACAGGAACGGATGCCATTCGAGCGGGAAATCCGAATCGAAGGGCTTTCGTTCCACTTCGACGACGCACCCGACCGCGACATACTGCACGATCTGTCGCTCACGATCCGCAAGGGCGAGCGCATCGGCATACGGGGTGCGTCGGGCGTGGGAAAGACGACGCTGTTCAACATCCTGCTGGGCTTCTACCGCCCCACGGCGGGCCGCATCACCATCGACGGCCGACCGCTCGACGAAACGAATCTCCGCAAATGGCAGAACACGATCGGATACGTTTCGCAGAGTGTCTTCATTGCCGACAGCTCCTTCATGCAGAACGTGGCGCTGGGCTGCGCCCCCGACCGGATCGACCGCCGGCGTGCGGCGCAGGCATTGGAAACGGCCAAACTCAAAGAGTTCATCGACACGCTGCCGCAGGGAATGGAGACCCCGATCGGCGAATGCGGCTGCCGGCTCTCGGGCGGGCAACGCCAGCGGCTCGGCATCGCCCGCGCACTCTACAAGCAGGCCGATATCCTCTTTTTCGACGAAGCGACCTCGGCGCTCGACAACCGCACCGAGGAGCGGATCAACCGCGCTATCAAGGAGTTGTCGAAGGCCAACCGCGAGTTGACGATCATCGTCGTCGCCCACCGCGAAAGCTCGTTGGACTACTGCGACCGCATCATCACCCTGGGAGAAAAAACAGCATAG
- the rpsI gene encoding 30S ribosomal protein S9, protein MEIVNTVGRRKAAVARVFVKPGKGQITINRKALETYFPLDILQFQVKQPLLATNTVENYDIVINLDGGGIKGQAEAARLGIARALCEIDAEMRPVLKKAGFLTRDPREVERKKPGQPGARRKFQFSKR, encoded by the coding sequence ATGGAAATTGTAAACACCGTAGGCCGACGTAAAGCCGCTGTCGCCCGCGTTTTCGTAAAGCCGGGCAAAGGTCAGATTACAATCAACCGTAAGGCGCTCGAAACATACTTCCCGCTCGATATCCTGCAATTTCAGGTGAAGCAGCCCCTGCTGGCCACCAACACCGTCGAAAACTACGACATCGTCATCAACCTCGATGGCGGCGGGATCAAGGGACAGGCCGAGGCCGCTCGTCTGGGTATCGCACGCGCATTGTGCGAGATCGACGCGGAGATGCGTCCGGTACTGAAAAAGGCCGGATTCCTCACCCGCGACCCGCGTGAGGTTGAGCGTAAGAAGCCGGGACAGCCGGGCGCACGTCGCAAGTTCCAGTTCAGTAAGCGTTAA
- a CDS encoding acyl-CoA carboxylase subunit beta, which produces MSEIQNKINTLIENREKARMGGGQKRIDAQHGKGKYTARERIQMLLDEGSFEEFDMFVTHRCYDFGMDKSHTFGDGVVTGYGTIGGRLVYVFAQDFTVTAGSLSLSMSDKICKVMDMAMRNGAPCIGLNDSGGARIQEGINALAGYANIFQRNVMASGVIPQISAIFGPCAGGAVYSPALTDFIIMKKETSNMFLTGPKVVKTVTGEDVTQEQLGGAMMHTTKSGVAQFAVDTEEEGIEMIKKLLSYMPQNNMEDAPLAVCTDRIDRLEDSLNEIIPDNANKPYDMAEVIKAIVDNGEYLESAASYAKNVITCFARFNGQSVGIIANQPKFMAGVLDINASRKAARFVRFCDAFNIPLVTLVDVPGFLPGTTQEYGGVITHGAKLLFAYCEATVPKITVTLRKAYGGAYIVMSSKHIRGDINYAWPTAEIAVMGASGAVGVLHAKEVAAIENPEERAKFVAEKEQEYNDKFSNPYNAARYGYIDDVIEPRNTRFRIIRALQALSTKRLQNPPKKHSNIPL; this is translated from the coding sequence ATGAGTGAAATTCAGAACAAGATAAACACGCTCATCGAAAACCGCGAGAAAGCCCGCATGGGCGGCGGTCAGAAACGGATCGACGCACAGCACGGCAAGGGCAAGTACACGGCCCGCGAGCGTATCCAGATGTTGCTTGACGAGGGATCGTTCGAAGAGTTCGACATGTTCGTCACGCACCGCTGCTACGACTTCGGCATGGACAAGAGCCATACCTTCGGCGACGGCGTGGTGACGGGCTACGGCACGATCGGCGGCCGTCTGGTCTACGTCTTCGCACAGGACTTCACGGTGACGGCCGGTTCGCTGTCGCTGTCGATGTCGGACAAGATCTGCAAGGTCATGGACATGGCCATGCGCAACGGCGCGCCCTGCATCGGCCTGAACGATTCGGGCGGCGCCCGAATCCAGGAGGGAATCAACGCGCTGGCCGGCTATGCCAACATCTTCCAGCGCAACGTGATGGCATCGGGCGTCATTCCTCAGATTTCGGCCATCTTCGGCCCCTGCGCGGGCGGTGCGGTCTATTCGCCGGCACTGACCGACTTCATCATCATGAAGAAGGAGACCTCGAACATGTTCCTCACCGGCCCGAAGGTCGTCAAGACCGTCACCGGCGAAGACGTTACGCAGGAGCAGTTGGGCGGCGCCATGATGCACACGACCAAGTCGGGCGTGGCGCAGTTCGCCGTCGACACCGAGGAGGAGGGCATCGAAATGATCAAGAAACTGCTCTCCTACATGCCGCAGAACAACATGGAGGATGCTCCGCTGGCCGTCTGCACCGACCGCATCGACCGCCTGGAAGACTCGCTCAACGAGATCATCCCCGACAACGCCAACAAGCCCTACGACATGGCCGAGGTCATCAAGGCCATCGTCGACAACGGCGAATACCTCGAATCGGCGGCGAGCTACGCGAAGAACGTCATCACCTGCTTCGCCCGTTTCAACGGCCAGTCGGTGGGCATCATCGCCAACCAGCCGAAGTTCATGGCCGGCGTGCTGGACATCAACGCCAGCCGCAAGGCGGCGCGGTTCGTGCGTTTCTGCGACGCCTTCAACATTCCGCTGGTCACGCTGGTAGACGTTCCGGGCTTCCTGCCGGGCACGACGCAGGAGTACGGCGGCGTCATCACCCACGGCGCGAAGCTTCTCTTCGCCTACTGCGAAGCGACGGTGCCGAAGATCACCGTCACGCTGCGCAAGGCCTACGGCGGCGCCTACATCGTCATGTCGTCGAAGCATATCCGCGGCGACATCAACTACGCATGGCCGACGGCCGAAATCGCCGTAATGGGCGCCAGCGGAGCCGTGGGCGTGCTTCACGCCAAGGAGGTGGCCGCGATCGAGAATCCCGAAGAGCGCGCCAAGTTCGTGGCCGAGAAGGAGCAGGAGTACAACGACAAGTTCTCGAACCCCTACAACGCCGCACGCTACGGTTACATCGACGACGTGATCGAACCGCGCAACACCCGCTTCCGGATCATCCGCGCCCTGCAAGCGCTTTCGACCAAGCGTTTGCAGAATCCGCCGAAGAAACATTCGAATATTCCCCTCTAA